In one Neobacillus sp. WH10 genomic region, the following are encoded:
- a CDS encoding ABC transporter permease subunit → MNIFLKELRSHRKSLIFWSIGVFLMVVSGMAKYDAYSSSGQSINDLVADLPKSLRAVLGFGAVDLSKISGYYAMLFLYLLLMATIHAAMLGATIIAKEERDKTFEFLFVKPVSRTTIITAKLMAAFVNIVIFNLVTYVSSIILIAKYNDGEAVNKDIAILMVGMFILQLLFMVIGSALAAVKKKPKTAASLATGILLLTYMLSIVIDLNEHIEGLKYLTPFKYFEAKNIMFGGGLDIIFVVISAVLIALFSYVTYVFYQKRDLNV, encoded by the coding sequence GTGAATATATTTTTAAAAGAATTAAGGTCACATCGAAAATCGCTGATATTTTGGAGCATTGGGGTCTTTCTTATGGTTGTATCAGGAATGGCTAAATATGATGCGTATTCGTCATCGGGCCAATCGATTAATGATCTCGTGGCAGACCTGCCAAAATCGCTAAGAGCGGTATTGGGTTTCGGTGCAGTGGATTTATCGAAGATTAGCGGCTATTATGCCATGCTGTTTCTTTATTTGTTATTAATGGCGACCATTCACGCGGCGATGCTGGGTGCCACCATTATCGCTAAAGAAGAGCGGGATAAAACGTTTGAATTTCTATTTGTAAAGCCCGTGTCAAGGACGACTATCATTACCGCAAAACTAATGGCAGCTTTCGTCAATATAGTCATCTTTAATCTCGTGACCTACGTTTCTTCGATTATTCTTATAGCAAAATACAATGATGGTGAGGCAGTAAATAAGGATATCGCCATATTAATGGTAGGAATGTTTATTTTGCAGCTGTTGTTTATGGTCATCGGCAGCGCCCTTGCTGCAGTAAAAAAGAAACCCAAAACGGCTGCTTCACTGGCTACAGGTATCCTTTTACTAACGTACATGTTGTCGATTGTGATTGATTTAAATGAGCACATAGAGGGCTTGAAATATTTGACCCCGTTTAAATATTTTGAAGCGAAAAATATCATGTTTGGCGGCGGGCTGGATATTATTTTTGTTGTCATATCCGCCGTCTTGATTGCCCTGTTTTCATATGTGACCTACGTTTTTTATCAAAAAAGAGATTTAAACGTATAA
- a CDS encoding ABC transporter permease subunit, producing the protein MNMLLHELKAYRKSTIIWTFSLVMIIVLYMSFYPSFARDAEDFIKIMEGYPEAIRNAIGFNLENFFTILGFYCFPLSFITLCGAIQAMNIGISIVSKEVREKTADYLLTKPITRTTVLTAKLLAAFISIVITNVVYIAAASIMAFQVKTDDFSFKVFLMLSLTMFFIQLMFLALGIVISVIVPKIKSVLTVSLAIVFAFYFVGMLSDTTGEDLKRYFSPFKYFDTAYIIKHSGYEASFLIAGAAIIILAIAASYVVYSKKDIHSV; encoded by the coding sequence ATGAATATGTTATTACATGAATTAAAGGCTTATCGGAAGTCTACGATCATCTGGACGTTCTCCTTAGTGATGATCATTGTTCTGTATATGTCGTTTTATCCATCTTTTGCGCGGGATGCTGAGGATTTTATAAAAATCATGGAAGGGTATCCGGAGGCGATCAGAAATGCTATAGGGTTTAACCTGGAAAATTTCTTTACGATTTTAGGCTTCTATTGCTTTCCCTTATCTTTTATTACGCTGTGCGGTGCGATTCAGGCGATGAATATCGGCATTTCCATTGTCAGCAAGGAAGTACGCGAGAAAACAGCGGATTATCTGTTAACGAAGCCCATAACCCGGACAACAGTTTTGACGGCAAAGCTTTTGGCAGCGTTCATCTCGATCGTCATCACGAATGTTGTTTATATAGCGGCTGCGAGCATCATGGCATTTCAAGTAAAAACAGATGACTTTAGTTTCAAAGTATTTCTCATGCTTTCACTCACGATGTTTTTTATTCAGCTGATGTTTCTGGCCTTAGGAATCGTCATTTCTGTTATTGTACCAAAGATCAAATCCGTCCTGACCGTCTCACTTGCGATAGTTTTTGCCTTTTACTTTGTTGGAATGCTCAGCGATACGACAGGTGAGGATTTGAAACGATACTTTTCGCCGTTTAAATACTTTGACACCGCTTATATCATCAAACACTCAGGATATGAAGCCTCCTTTTTGATTGCTGGTGCCGCCATTATTATTCTAGCAATTGCGGCCAGTTATGTTGTTTATTCTAAAAAGGATATTCATTCTGTTTAA
- a CDS encoding ABC transporter ATP-binding protein yields MNVIEIKNLTKTYGKARGITDISFHVEQGEIFGFIGPNGAGKSTTIRTLLSLIYPTSGSATIFGKDCIQFAPEIKKEIGYLPSEVFYYDNMKVKDLLKYSASFYKKDCSKRIKELAEIMDLDLNKKIDDLSLGNKKKVGIVQGMLHEPKLIILDEPTSGLDPLMQQKFFELLEEENKKGVTILFSSHILSEVQRLCNRVAIIKEGKIVTVEKISTLQENNYKKFKIETKTKLDKNYFNINGVNNIGVNGQVTSFIFKGNINDVMKKIAEIEIANLWIEEPDLEEIFMHYYEKEPDKR; encoded by the coding sequence ATGAATGTAATCGAAATTAAAAACCTTACAAAAACGTACGGCAAAGCAAGAGGAATCACCGACATCAGCTTTCATGTCGAACAAGGCGAAATTTTTGGTTTCATCGGGCCGAATGGCGCCGGTAAATCAACAACCATCAGAACGCTATTATCGCTCATTTACCCGACTAGCGGCAGTGCAACGATTTTTGGCAAGGACTGCATTCAATTTGCTCCAGAAATTAAAAAGGAAATCGGCTACCTGCCATCAGAAGTTTTTTACTATGACAATATGAAGGTAAAGGATCTATTAAAATATTCAGCAAGTTTTTATAAAAAGGATTGCAGCAAGAGAATCAAAGAGTTAGCGGAAATCATGGACCTCGATCTCAATAAAAAAATTGATGACCTTTCATTAGGGAACAAAAAGAAGGTTGGGATTGTACAAGGGATGCTTCATGAACCAAAGCTCATCATTCTCGATGAACCAACGAGCGGTCTCGACCCGCTGATGCAGCAAAAATTCTTTGAATTACTGGAAGAAGAGAATAAGAAAGGCGTGACAATTCTCTTTTCGTCGCACATCCTCAGCGAGGTTCAACGATTATGTAACCGGGTCGCCATCATTAAAGAGGGCAAGATTGTTACCGTTGAAAAGATTAGTACGTTACAAGAAAACAACTATAAAAAGTTTAAGATTGAGACGAAAACGAAACTAGATAAGAATTACTTCAATATTAACGGCGTCAATAATATAGGGGTTAACGGTCAGGTTACCAGCTTTATTTTTAAAGGAAATATAAATGATGTCATGAAAAAGATTGCGGAGATTGAAATCGCCAATCTGTGGATTGAAGAGCCAGACCTTGAGGAGATCTTTATGCATTATTACGAAAAGGAGCCTGATAAGCGATGA
- a CDS encoding TetR/AcrR family transcriptional regulator, with translation MFSKFLNLDKEKQDRIINAAIKEFAQKGYDHASTNEIVKVAGISKGLLFHYFGNKKQMFLFLFDHCYELIADHFYQKIDLTEKDFFTRIRQAVIIKMELLKTYPDLFKFIEEAYLEDSPEVKMEVDKKIKELNEVNLGKVYEGIDFSKFRNDMDIKKILKIITWTFEKLSAEELFKAKLSPEHHINYERIFLEAEEYFEILTKAFYK, from the coding sequence GTGTTTTCGAAATTTCTCAACTTAGATAAGGAAAAACAAGACCGAATCATAAATGCTGCGATAAAGGAATTTGCCCAGAAAGGATATGATCATGCATCGACCAATGAAATCGTGAAAGTGGCCGGTATTTCAAAGGGGCTCTTGTTTCATTATTTCGGCAATAAAAAGCAAATGTTTTTATTTTTATTTGACCATTGTTATGAGCTTATTGCCGACCATTTTTATCAAAAAATCGACTTAACTGAAAAAGACTTTTTCACGAGAATTCGGCAAGCGGTCATCATCAAAATGGAACTGCTCAAAACCTATCCGGACCTTTTTAAATTTATCGAAGAGGCTTATTTAGAGGATTCACCTGAAGTAAAAATGGAGGTGGATAAAAAGATAAAGGAACTGAATGAGGTTAATCTCGGGAAGGTTTACGAGGGTATCGATTTTTCAAAATTCCGTAATGACATGGACATTAAAAAGATCTTAAAGATTATTACGTGGACATTTGAAAAATTGAGCGCAGAGGAGCTTTTTAAGGCAAAGCTATCACCTGAACATCATATTAATTATGAAAGAATTTTTCTAGAGGCAGAAGAGTATTTCGAGATTTTAACGAAGGCTTTTTATAAATGA